The following proteins come from a genomic window of Musa acuminata AAA Group cultivar baxijiao chromosome BXJ1-7, Cavendish_Baxijiao_AAA, whole genome shotgun sequence:
- the LOC135679242 gene encoding transcription factor BIM2-like isoform X1 codes for MEAAASRSGRGFDDEDDDDQEFAKREGFFFSHKDLTIKADGKGSGTDDLPTTPRSKHSAMEQRRRNKINDRFQILRELIPHSDQKRDKASFLLEVIEYIQFLQEKVQKYESSYPGWNQDNAKLMPWVKVYYRSFWKNAQNNNQTPVDGLSDPSQVIRNGSAPPASVFAGQFDENDIPAAPVMLSNAPNPTQLDMTTGVPYKIMETATGFAIADNMPSQAQPHWLGSSSPADCAVSSEMLNEQEELIIDEGTINASASYSQGLLTSLTQTLQSSGVDLSQANISVQINLGKRATNRRSTATTALSNYKDPDDPASTNQAVGRLMMGITNQESSQAAKRHKADNC; via the exons ATGGAGGCCGCCGCGTCGAGATCCGGCAGGGGGTTCGACGACGAGGATGACGACGATCAGGAGTTTGCGAAAAGAGAAGGCTTCTTCTTCTCCCATAAAG ATTTGACCATCAAAGCAGATGGGAAAGGAAGTGGCACCGATGACCTGCCAACTACCCCGAGGTCTAAGCATTCTGCCATGGAGCAGCGGAGAAGAAATAAAATCAATGACAG ATTTCAGATACTTAGGGAACTCATACCTCATAGCGATCAGAAGAGAGATAAAGCATCATTTCTTCTGGAG GTGATTGAATACATCCAGTTTTTACAAGAGAAGGTTCAAAAATATGAGTCATCTTACCCAGGATGGAATCAGGATAATGCCAAATTGATGCCTTGG GTAAAAGTCTATTACAGATCATTCTGGAAGAATGCACAG AACAACAACCAAACCCCTGTAGATGGTCTATCTGACCCTTCTCAAGTCATTAGAAATGGTTCTGCTCCTCCTGCATCTGTTTTCGCTGGACAGTTTGATGAAAATGATATCCCTGCTGCACCTGTTATGCTTTCAAATGCTCCGAATCCAACACAATTGGACATGACTACTGGTGTCCCCTACAAGATAATGGAAACTGCTACAGGTTTTGCTA TTGCAGATAACATGCCCTCTCAGGCTCAGCCGCATTGGTTAGGATCATCCAGCCCTGCTGATTGTGCTGTGAGCAGTGAGATGTTGAATGAGCAAGAAGAGTTGATAATTGATGAGGGCACAATTAATGCATCTGCCAGCTACTCCCAAGG GCTTTTGACGTCGCTAACTCAGACATTACAAAGTTCTGGTGTAGATCTGTCTCAAGCCAACATCTCTGTGCAAATTAATCTTGGTAAGCGAGCAACTAACAGGAGATCTACTGCCACCACTGCATTGTCCAACTACAAG GATCCTGATGATCCGGCATCAACTAATCAAGCAGTTGGTCGCTTGATGATGGGGATCACCAATCAGGAGTCTTCACAAGCAGCTAAGAGACACAAGGCTGATAACTGCTAG
- the LOC135679242 gene encoding transcription factor BIM2-like isoform X2, giving the protein MEAAASRSGRGFDDEDDDDQEFAKREGFFFSHKDLTIKADGKGSGTDDLPTTPRSKHSAMEQRRRNKINDRFQILRELIPHSDQKRDKASFLLEVIEYIQFLQEKVQKYESSYPGWNQDNAKLMPWVKVYYRSFWKNAQNNNQTPVDGLSDPSQVIRNGSAPPASVFAGQFDENDIPAAPVMLSNAPNPTQLDMTTGVPYKIMETATGFANNMPSQAQPHWLGSSSPADCAVSSEMLNEQEELIIDEGTINASASYSQGLLTSLTQTLQSSGVDLSQANISVQINLGKRATNRRSTATTALSNYKDPDDPASTNQAVGRLMMGITNQESSQAAKRHKADNC; this is encoded by the exons ATGGAGGCCGCCGCGTCGAGATCCGGCAGGGGGTTCGACGACGAGGATGACGACGATCAGGAGTTTGCGAAAAGAGAAGGCTTCTTCTTCTCCCATAAAG ATTTGACCATCAAAGCAGATGGGAAAGGAAGTGGCACCGATGACCTGCCAACTACCCCGAGGTCTAAGCATTCTGCCATGGAGCAGCGGAGAAGAAATAAAATCAATGACAG ATTTCAGATACTTAGGGAACTCATACCTCATAGCGATCAGAAGAGAGATAAAGCATCATTTCTTCTGGAG GTGATTGAATACATCCAGTTTTTACAAGAGAAGGTTCAAAAATATGAGTCATCTTACCCAGGATGGAATCAGGATAATGCCAAATTGATGCCTTGG GTAAAAGTCTATTACAGATCATTCTGGAAGAATGCACAG AACAACAACCAAACCCCTGTAGATGGTCTATCTGACCCTTCTCAAGTCATTAGAAATGGTTCTGCTCCTCCTGCATCTGTTTTCGCTGGACAGTTTGATGAAAATGATATCCCTGCTGCACCTGTTATGCTTTCAAATGCTCCGAATCCAACACAATTGGACATGACTACTGGTGTCCCCTACAAGATAATGGAAACTGCTACAGGTTTTGCTA ATAACATGCCCTCTCAGGCTCAGCCGCATTGGTTAGGATCATCCAGCCCTGCTGATTGTGCTGTGAGCAGTGAGATGTTGAATGAGCAAGAAGAGTTGATAATTGATGAGGGCACAATTAATGCATCTGCCAGCTACTCCCAAGG GCTTTTGACGTCGCTAACTCAGACATTACAAAGTTCTGGTGTAGATCTGTCTCAAGCCAACATCTCTGTGCAAATTAATCTTGGTAAGCGAGCAACTAACAGGAGATCTACTGCCACCACTGCATTGTCCAACTACAAG GATCCTGATGATCCGGCATCAACTAATCAAGCAGTTGGTCGCTTGATGATGGGGATCACCAATCAGGAGTCTTCACAAGCAGCTAAGAGACACAAGGCTGATAACTGCTAG
- the LOC135679243 gene encoding rhamnogalacturonan I rhamnosyltransferase 1-like isoform X3, whose protein sequence is MDVLPPAHGAGGDMGAEGIERNNGYVMVSCNGGLNQMRAAICDMVAIAKYLNATLIVPELDKTSFWADPSEFQDIFDVDHFITSLRDEVRILKELPPRLKWRIKPGIAYSMPPVSWSNISYYQNQILPLIKKHKVVHFNRTDARLANNGLPSEIQKLRCRVNYAALRFTSQIEELGRRVIRILRQNGLFLVLHLRYEMDMLAFSGCTHGCTIEEVEELTRMRYAYPWWKEKVINSEVKRKDGLCPLTPEEIALILKALDIDHNIQVYIAAGEIYGGDRRMSALSDAYPNVVRKELLLGPSGLRYFQNHSSQMAALDYMVSLESDIFVPTYDGNMAKVVEGHRRYLGFKKTIILDRKLLVELIDQYSNGTIGWDDFSSSVKAAHANRMGRPTRRAVIPDRPKEEDYFYANPQECLQQPDEPWTS, encoded by the exons ATGGACGTGCTTCCTCCAGCTCATGGCGCTGGGGGAGACATGGGGGCCGAGGGTATTGAAAG AAATAATGGGTATGTAATGGTTTCATGCAATGGTGGGCTTAACCAAATGCGAGCAGCA ATCTGTGACATGGTTGCTATTGCAAAGTATTTGAATGCGACACTCATAGTACCGGAGCTGGATAAAACATCATTTTGGGCTGATCCCAG TGAGTTCCAAGATATATTTGATGTTGATCATTTTATCACCTCATTGAGGGATGAGGTACGGATATTAAAAGAATTACCACCTAGACTAAAATGGAGGATTAAACCGGGAATAGCCTACTCTATGCCACCTGTTAGCTGGTCTAATATATCGTATTATCAAAATCAG ATTCTTCCTTTGATAAAGAAGCACAAGGTTGTGCACTTCAACAGGACAGATGCAAGGCTTGCCAATAATGGCCTGCCTTCAGAGATCCAGAAGTTGCGTTGCCGGGTGAACTATGCTGCTCTCAGATTTACCTCTCAGATCGAAGAGTTGGGTAGGCGGGTAATTAGAATTCTGCGACAGAATGGTCTTTTTTTGGTTCTCCATTTACGATATGAAATGGACATGCTGGCATTCTCTGGATGTACCCATGGTTGCACTATTGAAGAGGTAGAAGAGCTGACAAGAATGAG ATATGCATATCCTTGGTGGAAAGAGAAAGTTATTAACTCTGAAGTGAAAAGGAAAGATGGTCTCTGTCCTCTAACTCCAGAAGAGATTGCTCTGATCTTGAAGGCACTGGACATTGATCACAATATCCAAGTATATATTGCTGCAGGAGAAATATATGGTGGTGACAGGAGAATGTCTGCCCTTTCCGATGCTTATCCAAATGTG GTAAGGAAGGAATTGTTACTGGGACCCTCAGGCCTTAGATATTTCCAGAACCACTCATCACAGATGGCAGCATTGGATTACATGGTTTCTCTAGAGAGTGATATCTTTGTGCCTACATATGATGGCAACATGGCTAAAGTTGTTGAAGGCCATCGCAG ATATTTGGGTTTCAAGAAAACTATCATACTGGATCGGAAGCTTTTAGTTGAGCTGATCGATCAGTATAGTAATGGTACAATAGGGTGGGATGACTTCTCTTCATCAGTGAAGGCAGCTCATGCTAATCGCATGGGAAGGCCTACCAGGAGAGCAGTGATTCCTGATAGACCAAAGGAAGAGGATTATTTCTATGCCAATCCCCAAGAGTGCCTTCAACAGCCTGATGAGCCATGGACATCATGA
- the LOC135679243 gene encoding rhamnogalacturonan I rhamnosyltransferase 1-like isoform X2, translating into MGRGAFWTHRKCRLEWTMGSECRGQRHHGLKLGGEAKAEKLKGRSKLKLWMVRTTTTVLLWTCFLQLMALGETWGPRVLKGIYRNNGYVMVSCNGGLNQMRAAICDMVAIAKYLNATLIVPELDKTSFWADPSEFQDIFDVDHFITSLRDEVRILKELPPRLKWRIKPGIAYSMPPVSWSNISYYQNQILPLIKKHKVVHFNRTDARLANNGLPSEIQKLRCRVNYAALRFTSQIEELGRRVIRILRQNGLFLVLHLRYEMDMLAFSGCTHGCTIEEVEELTRMRYAYPWWKEKVINSEVKRKDGLCPLTPEEIALILKALDIDHNIQVYIAAGEIYGGDRRMSALSDAYPNVVRKELLLGPSGLRYFQNHSSQMAALDYMVSLESDIFVPTYDGNMAKVVEGHRRYLGFKKTIILDRKLLVELIDQYSNGTIGWDDFSSSVKAAHANRMGRPTRRAVIPDRPKEEDYFYANPQECLQQPDEPWTS; encoded by the exons ATGGGGCGGGGTGCATTTTGGACTCATAGAAAATGTCGGTTGGAGTGGACGATGGGATCTGAGTGCAGAGGACAGAGGCACCACGGTCTGAAGCTCGGCGGCGAAGCGAAGGCGGAGAAGCTGAAGGGCAGATCCAAGTTGAAGCTTTGGATGGTCAGGACGACGACTACGGTGCTGCTATGGACGTGCTTCCTCCAGCTCATGGCGCTGGGGGAGACATGGGGGCCGAGGGTATTGAAAG GAATCTACAGAAATAATGGGTATGTAATGGTTTCATGCAATGGTGGGCTTAACCAAATGCGAGCAGCA ATCTGTGACATGGTTGCTATTGCAAAGTATTTGAATGCGACACTCATAGTACCGGAGCTGGATAAAACATCATTTTGGGCTGATCCCAG TGAGTTCCAAGATATATTTGATGTTGATCATTTTATCACCTCATTGAGGGATGAGGTACGGATATTAAAAGAATTACCACCTAGACTAAAATGGAGGATTAAACCGGGAATAGCCTACTCTATGCCACCTGTTAGCTGGTCTAATATATCGTATTATCAAAATCAG ATTCTTCCTTTGATAAAGAAGCACAAGGTTGTGCACTTCAACAGGACAGATGCAAGGCTTGCCAATAATGGCCTGCCTTCAGAGATCCAGAAGTTGCGTTGCCGGGTGAACTATGCTGCTCTCAGATTTACCTCTCAGATCGAAGAGTTGGGTAGGCGGGTAATTAGAATTCTGCGACAGAATGGTCTTTTTTTGGTTCTCCATTTACGATATGAAATGGACATGCTGGCATTCTCTGGATGTACCCATGGTTGCACTATTGAAGAGGTAGAAGAGCTGACAAGAATGAG ATATGCATATCCTTGGTGGAAAGAGAAAGTTATTAACTCTGAAGTGAAAAGGAAAGATGGTCTCTGTCCTCTAACTCCAGAAGAGATTGCTCTGATCTTGAAGGCACTGGACATTGATCACAATATCCAAGTATATATTGCTGCAGGAGAAATATATGGTGGTGACAGGAGAATGTCTGCCCTTTCCGATGCTTATCCAAATGTG GTAAGGAAGGAATTGTTACTGGGACCCTCAGGCCTTAGATATTTCCAGAACCACTCATCACAGATGGCAGCATTGGATTACATGGTTTCTCTAGAGAGTGATATCTTTGTGCCTACATATGATGGCAACATGGCTAAAGTTGTTGAAGGCCATCGCAG ATATTTGGGTTTCAAGAAAACTATCATACTGGATCGGAAGCTTTTAGTTGAGCTGATCGATCAGTATAGTAATGGTACAATAGGGTGGGATGACTTCTCTTCATCAGTGAAGGCAGCTCATGCTAATCGCATGGGAAGGCCTACCAGGAGAGCAGTGATTCCTGATAGACCAAAGGAAGAGGATTATTTCTATGCCAATCCCCAAGAGTGCCTTCAACAGCCTGATGAGCCATGGACATCATGA
- the LOC135679243 gene encoding rhamnogalacturonan I rhamnosyltransferase 1-like isoform X1 — protein MGRGAFWTHRKCRLEWTMGSECRGQRHHGLKLGGEAKAEKLKGRSKLKLWMVRTTTTVLLWTCFLQLMALGETWGPRVLKGWSSCVTFSDSPLSVKQVTPSVENIVLPPKRIYRNNGYVMVSCNGGLNQMRAAICDMVAIAKYLNATLIVPELDKTSFWADPSEFQDIFDVDHFITSLRDEVRILKELPPRLKWRIKPGIAYSMPPVSWSNISYYQNQILPLIKKHKVVHFNRTDARLANNGLPSEIQKLRCRVNYAALRFTSQIEELGRRVIRILRQNGLFLVLHLRYEMDMLAFSGCTHGCTIEEVEELTRMRYAYPWWKEKVINSEVKRKDGLCPLTPEEIALILKALDIDHNIQVYIAAGEIYGGDRRMSALSDAYPNVVRKELLLGPSGLRYFQNHSSQMAALDYMVSLESDIFVPTYDGNMAKVVEGHRRYLGFKKTIILDRKLLVELIDQYSNGTIGWDDFSSSVKAAHANRMGRPTRRAVIPDRPKEEDYFYANPQECLQQPDEPWTS, from the exons ATGGGGCGGGGTGCATTTTGGACTCATAGAAAATGTCGGTTGGAGTGGACGATGGGATCTGAGTGCAGAGGACAGAGGCACCACGGTCTGAAGCTCGGCGGCGAAGCGAAGGCGGAGAAGCTGAAGGGCAGATCCAAGTTGAAGCTTTGGATGGTCAGGACGACGACTACGGTGCTGCTATGGACGTGCTTCCTCCAGCTCATGGCGCTGGGGGAGACATGGGGGCCGAGGGTATTGAAAGGTTGGTCATCTTGCGTTACCTTCTCGGATTCACCGCTGTCCGTCAAACAAGTTACTCCAAGCGTTGAGAATATCGTTCTTCCACCGAAAA GAATCTACAGAAATAATGGGTATGTAATGGTTTCATGCAATGGTGGGCTTAACCAAATGCGAGCAGCA ATCTGTGACATGGTTGCTATTGCAAAGTATTTGAATGCGACACTCATAGTACCGGAGCTGGATAAAACATCATTTTGGGCTGATCCCAG TGAGTTCCAAGATATATTTGATGTTGATCATTTTATCACCTCATTGAGGGATGAGGTACGGATATTAAAAGAATTACCACCTAGACTAAAATGGAGGATTAAACCGGGAATAGCCTACTCTATGCCACCTGTTAGCTGGTCTAATATATCGTATTATCAAAATCAG ATTCTTCCTTTGATAAAGAAGCACAAGGTTGTGCACTTCAACAGGACAGATGCAAGGCTTGCCAATAATGGCCTGCCTTCAGAGATCCAGAAGTTGCGTTGCCGGGTGAACTATGCTGCTCTCAGATTTACCTCTCAGATCGAAGAGTTGGGTAGGCGGGTAATTAGAATTCTGCGACAGAATGGTCTTTTTTTGGTTCTCCATTTACGATATGAAATGGACATGCTGGCATTCTCTGGATGTACCCATGGTTGCACTATTGAAGAGGTAGAAGAGCTGACAAGAATGAG ATATGCATATCCTTGGTGGAAAGAGAAAGTTATTAACTCTGAAGTGAAAAGGAAAGATGGTCTCTGTCCTCTAACTCCAGAAGAGATTGCTCTGATCTTGAAGGCACTGGACATTGATCACAATATCCAAGTATATATTGCTGCAGGAGAAATATATGGTGGTGACAGGAGAATGTCTGCCCTTTCCGATGCTTATCCAAATGTG GTAAGGAAGGAATTGTTACTGGGACCCTCAGGCCTTAGATATTTCCAGAACCACTCATCACAGATGGCAGCATTGGATTACATGGTTTCTCTAGAGAGTGATATCTTTGTGCCTACATATGATGGCAACATGGCTAAAGTTGTTGAAGGCCATCGCAG ATATTTGGGTTTCAAGAAAACTATCATACTGGATCGGAAGCTTTTAGTTGAGCTGATCGATCAGTATAGTAATGGTACAATAGGGTGGGATGACTTCTCTTCATCAGTGAAGGCAGCTCATGCTAATCGCATGGGAAGGCCTACCAGGAGAGCAGTGATTCCTGATAGACCAAAGGAAGAGGATTATTTCTATGCCAATCCCCAAGAGTGCCTTCAACAGCCTGATGAGCCATGGACATCATGA
- the LOC135679243 gene encoding rhamnogalacturonan I rhamnosyltransferase 1-like isoform X4: MVSCNGGLNQMRAAICDMVAIAKYLNATLIVPELDKTSFWADPSEFQDIFDVDHFITSLRDEVRILKELPPRLKWRIKPGIAYSMPPVSWSNISYYQNQILPLIKKHKVVHFNRTDARLANNGLPSEIQKLRCRVNYAALRFTSQIEELGRRVIRILRQNGLFLVLHLRYEMDMLAFSGCTHGCTIEEVEELTRMRYAYPWWKEKVINSEVKRKDGLCPLTPEEIALILKALDIDHNIQVYIAAGEIYGGDRRMSALSDAYPNVVRKELLLGPSGLRYFQNHSSQMAALDYMVSLESDIFVPTYDGNMAKVVEGHRRYLGFKKTIILDRKLLVELIDQYSNGTIGWDDFSSSVKAAHANRMGRPTRRAVIPDRPKEEDYFYANPQECLQQPDEPWTS, translated from the exons ATGGTTTCATGCAATGGTGGGCTTAACCAAATGCGAGCAGCA ATCTGTGACATGGTTGCTATTGCAAAGTATTTGAATGCGACACTCATAGTACCGGAGCTGGATAAAACATCATTTTGGGCTGATCCCAG TGAGTTCCAAGATATATTTGATGTTGATCATTTTATCACCTCATTGAGGGATGAGGTACGGATATTAAAAGAATTACCACCTAGACTAAAATGGAGGATTAAACCGGGAATAGCCTACTCTATGCCACCTGTTAGCTGGTCTAATATATCGTATTATCAAAATCAG ATTCTTCCTTTGATAAAGAAGCACAAGGTTGTGCACTTCAACAGGACAGATGCAAGGCTTGCCAATAATGGCCTGCCTTCAGAGATCCAGAAGTTGCGTTGCCGGGTGAACTATGCTGCTCTCAGATTTACCTCTCAGATCGAAGAGTTGGGTAGGCGGGTAATTAGAATTCTGCGACAGAATGGTCTTTTTTTGGTTCTCCATTTACGATATGAAATGGACATGCTGGCATTCTCTGGATGTACCCATGGTTGCACTATTGAAGAGGTAGAAGAGCTGACAAGAATGAG ATATGCATATCCTTGGTGGAAAGAGAAAGTTATTAACTCTGAAGTGAAAAGGAAAGATGGTCTCTGTCCTCTAACTCCAGAAGAGATTGCTCTGATCTTGAAGGCACTGGACATTGATCACAATATCCAAGTATATATTGCTGCAGGAGAAATATATGGTGGTGACAGGAGAATGTCTGCCCTTTCCGATGCTTATCCAAATGTG GTAAGGAAGGAATTGTTACTGGGACCCTCAGGCCTTAGATATTTCCAGAACCACTCATCACAGATGGCAGCATTGGATTACATGGTTTCTCTAGAGAGTGATATCTTTGTGCCTACATATGATGGCAACATGGCTAAAGTTGTTGAAGGCCATCGCAG ATATTTGGGTTTCAAGAAAACTATCATACTGGATCGGAAGCTTTTAGTTGAGCTGATCGATCAGTATAGTAATGGTACAATAGGGTGGGATGACTTCTCTTCATCAGTGAAGGCAGCTCATGCTAATCGCATGGGAAGGCCTACCAGGAGAGCAGTGATTCCTGATAGACCAAAGGAAGAGGATTATTTCTATGCCAATCCCCAAGAGTGCCTTCAACAGCCTGATGAGCCATGGACATCATGA